The window TAGACTAAATTTTATGATGATGTAAAATAATATAAATATTTTACATCATCATAATGAGTACTAAACAAATTTATGATTTTACAACAGAACCATCCACGTAAAGGCGCCCAGACACTTCCCCTTTTTCATTAACAAATGGAACCCAAAAATCAGACATTTCTATTTTTGGTTTGCCACGAATATCATAGTTAGCGACAAATTTTTGAACGATAATATTGATGGCAGCAGCTGTGATGTGTCGTCCATCCTTTTGCCAAGTAAAAAAATCTTTTTCAACAAACGCTTGAATTATTTCGTAAGATGGATAATAAAATACATTTTTATCCTCTCTGCAAATTTCATGCAATGCCACTAAAATTGTTGACTTTGAAATATTATTGGCCTCTCTTATTGAAACTCCTAATGATGTATATTTTAACGGCACTGGAGATAAAGTAAAAATTATAGGAAAATTTAACCCAAAATATTTCCTTATAATTTTCACTAATTTAGAAATCGATTGAAACACTTCTGCAACACTAGCAAATCTTGAACTCCATAAACTGTTATCTGATATTATGCTTTTAATAGGCACCTGATTTAAAACAATTTCAGGATTATTGCGTGGACTCCATACCTCAGAAAGTCCAAAAGTAAAAAGAAATCCCGAAGCTTTACTAATAGCGTTCTTTGCAATAATATTAAATTTTTTATTAAACTCAATCAAATCTAATTTACTATGAGCTAAATACCAAGTTCGCCTAACCCATTTTGTTTAAGCCAGCAATGTGAGAAGAGCGTTTATCATAAACACGATCAATCAATTTAGTCTGTCCTTTGTGCATACACAAACCAGCTGCAAAAATAGGTCCGATATCAGAAGGGAAACCAGGCCATGGAATACATTCAATATATCCGGGATGAATAATATTACTAATTTGAAATTCAATTCCTTCTTTTTCTAAAAAATATTTTATATTCATTTTATCTAATAAATTTGCAACGGAAGGAATCGAATTTGAAATTCTCTTCAAATAAATATTTCCTCCGTTGGCCATTCCAGCAGCAATATAAGTACAAACGACTGTTAAATCATAAGGTAAGGATATTTCAACTGGATTATAGTTCATTGTTTTTACTTGCTTAATAATAATACTATTTCCATTTACTAAAATAGTTCTGTTTGTTATAATTTCAAAAAATTTTACAAGAATAGCAGGAGCAGATTCAATTGCAATATTATGCAATATAATTTCACGATTAAATACAAGGGCAGCTATTAAAGCATGGCAAGTAATTCCTACGCTGGCGCCAAACTTAGTGGAACAATCAAATTCAACTTTCTTAGGATTGTTTGTTTTGACAGCGACAAAATCTGGGATCTCTTTTCTTATTGTAATTCCAAATGCTCTAATTAAATCAAGATGACGATCAATTTTTCTGCTCGTAAAATCGCATCCGCCTATATTTGGCGTAAAAATAACCTCTCCAAATTTTAATGCCATAGCAGTAACTAAACATATACTAGCCCTATTTTGTGAAATCGAAAATAAATCTATCTTAAAATTTTGATTTTGATTAGGTTTAATTTCAACATAATTCTTTGCATAATTAATATCTGCAATATTATTAACTTTGATCCAAGTAAGAATTGAAATAACATCTCCACATAATGGAATATTATCTATTCTAGTTTTTTTATTAGATATTAATGTGGCTAATAATAAATGTACCGCCGAAACTTTATCGCCAGGAATATCGATTTCTCCATAAATTTTATTTTCTCCCTTAATAACAATGATGGACGAATTTAATATCTTTGTATTATTCATAATTTTTCCCTCATTTTGTATTAAATTTTAAAAGATCTTAATTGCTAAAATATCAACAACTTTATTTTATATTAAAAAAAATAAGTTTTTTGTCAAAATCTTTTACATACTTTTTCTCTTTTTTGTTCTGATTTAAAGAATGCCTTATCAAATATTCAATATTTTTATCTTTTTCAAATTCAACTCCGATAACAGGAATTTTCAGACCATAAGCAAGAGCGTTAGCTGTCGCAATAGCAATTCTGACAGCCGTAAAAGGTCCGGGTCCTTTTATAACAAAAATTTTTTTTAGCTTATCGGCTGTTATTTTTTCTTTTTTAAATAATCTGTCTATTAAAATTAAAAGACTATCTGACAAACTTTTAGAACTTATCTGGCGTAAAATTTTTATTTTATTTTTATCAACAACAAAAAGCGCTACTTCTATTTTATTTTCTTTAGCTGTGTTAATAAATAAAAACATATTAACCAAGTTTTGCTTTCCCAAAATATTCAATATATTTCTTTTGTTCATCTGTTATTTTTTTATTTAAAGAAAAATCTATAATTTCATTATTTGCTATATTTTTTTCAGCTCGTTTTACGCGAATATCAACAACAACTTTTTTTATTTCAACAAATTCTTTTATTGCTTTTTCGTCTTTTTTAAATTCATTAAATTCCGGCCATTTTTGAATTAATAACAAATTTTCTTTTTTATTATTTTCTTTATAGCTCTGCCAAATATATTCTGTGGCAAATGGAGCAAACGGATGAAGTAATTTTAAAATTGTTATATAGACATAAACTAACAAATGATAATTTTTTTCTTGCTTGCTTATTTCAACAAACCAATCAGCCATCTCATGCCAAATAAACTCATAAATTCTGTCAACGGCAAACGCGAAATTAAATTCTTCTAAATCCCTTGTAATCTCAATAATCAATTCGCGCGTTATCGCGACAAACCATTTATCAGCCAAAGTGTTAATTTTAAAATCTTTATTTCTATTTTCTAATAAATTCGCCTGATTAAATTGTATAAATCTTCCTATATTATAAAATTTATTGACAAACTTTTTATATCCTAAAATTTTTTCTTCATACATTCTAATATCATTCCCCGCCTTTGTCCCAGCGACTAAACTTAAACGCAAAGCGTCAGCGCCGTATTTATCTATTACTTCAATCGGATCAATGCAAGTTTCCTGATGCGATTTGCTCATTTTTCTTCCCTGCTTATCCCGCACCATTCCGTGCAAATAAACAATTTTAAAAGGTTTTTCTCCCAAAGCGTAATAACTCATCATCACCATCCTGGCAACCCAGAAAAAAAGAATGTCTTTGCCTGTTTCCATCACAGAAGTTGGATGAAAGTTTTTTAAATCTTTTGTTGTTCTTGGCCAGCCCAGCGTTGAAAAAGTCCAAAGACCTGAAGAAAACCAAGTGTCTAAAGTATCTTCATCTTGAACCCAATTTTTTCCTTTTGGCGCTTCAATCCCAACATATATTTCTTTATTATTTTTACATTTTTCATTATTATTTTGAGTTTTGATATTATACCAAACAGGAATTTGATGACCAAACCAAATCTGCCGAGAAATACACCAATCATAAAGTTCGTCCATCCAATGATAATAAATTTTATTAAAATTATCTGGAACAATTTTTATTTCGCCCGACTTAACAGCCCATTTTGTTATTTTTTTTAATGTTGTTTTATTATTTCCATACTTCTTTTTTAAATCAGAATTTTTAATTTTAAATTCTTTATCAACGGATATAAACCATTGCTTGCTTGGCAACGGCTCAATGGGCGCTCCACAGCGATAACAAATAGAAATGTTTTTATCATAATTATCTTCTTTAATTAGCAATTTTTCTTCTTTTAAATCTTCTATGAACTTTTCTTTTGCGGCTTTTACTTTCATCCCTTCATAAATTCCAGCCTGTTTTGTCATTTTTGCTTTTTCATCAATAATTTTTTTTATTTCTAAACCATATTTTTTAGCCCATTTCCAATCAACAGCGCTATGGGCAGGAGTTACGCCAACAGCTCCCGAACCAAAATCTTTATCAACCTCATAATCAGCAAAAACTTTTACCTTAATATCAACTTTATTCAAATTGACTTTAAAAATTTTTCCAACTAAATCTTTATATTGCTTGTCATCAGGATGAACAGCAATGCCTGTATCACCTATTTTTGTTTCAGGGCGAGTAGTAGCCACAATAATGCTTTTAACAAAATTATTTTTTTGATCAAATAAATTGTATTTAATATAATAAAATTTTGCTTTTTCTTCTTTATGCTCAACTTCATCGTCGGATAATGTTGAAGCGCAACAAGGACACCAATTAACAATTCTTTCTCCGCGATAAATAAGACCGTCTTCATACATTCTTATAAAAACTTCATTCACGGCTTTGCTTAAATTTTCATCCATAGTGTAGGCTTCTCTTGACCAGTCGCAGGACGAACCGATTTTTTTAATTTGCTGTCTCATAATCGGACGCACTTCATTTATATGCTCATCTATTTTTTCTAAAAGTTTTTTTCTTCCTAAATCATATCTATTAAGCCCTTGTTTTTTTAATTTTTTTTCAACAACGCTTTGAGTGGCAATTGCGGCATGATCAGAACCTGGCACCCACAAAGTTTTTTCTTGCTTTTGACGATAAAACCGCATCATAATATCCTGTAAAGTTATGCCTAAAGCTGTTCCTAAATGAGGAACACCTGTCAAATTCGGCGGAGGCATACTGATACTGAATGATTTTGCTGTTTTTTTCAATAGCAAATTATCAGGATTAAAAAATCCTGATTCTTCCCATTTTTCATAAATTTCCTTTTCTATTTTTTTTGATTCATACGCCTTTGGCAATTCTTTATTTTCCATAATTTCATAAAGTTAAATCTGTTTTAATATTATAACAATAAAATAAATTTTCGCAACACGAAAATTTAAGCGCATATATTATCTGATTTTTTCAATGTAATCTTTCTGTCTTTAATAATTATATAATTTGACGATGTTGTTGTCCAAAATTCGCTGTTATAATAATTAACTTTTAAAAATTGTTCAAATCCACGAACATAACTCACACTTAGTTAGCTAATAATTAAATATTTTAAGTACGAATAATTAAACTTAACTCTATACTATTTGAATTTTTTAAAAGAATCAAGGCAATTAGCTAAATTTTTACTAAAATCAAAAAATAGAGAAAAGGCGCCTTTCCTCTATTTTTGTCTGTAAATTATTTACAGATTATCACATATTCCGTCGTTATTGGAGTCAATGAATTTTCCTCCTTTATTTTGTCCTCTATTTTCATTATTCATTTTTCCGCGCTTTTCTCCCTTGCCATATCCTGCTCCAACCTTTTTACCATCTCTAGTTCTTAATCCTAATTCTTTTCTAATCGCGTCAGCGCCCTCTAAGTCTCCTGAATGAGCTAG of the Patescibacteria group bacterium genome contains:
- a CDS encoding GSCFA domain-containing protein, giving the protein MIEFNKKFNIIAKNAISKASGFLFTFGLSEVWSPRNNPEIVLNQVPIKSIISDNSLWSSRFASVAEVFQSISKLVKIIRKYFGLNFPIIFTLSPVPLKYTSLGVSIREANNISKSTILVALHEICREDKNVFYYPSYEIIQAFVEKDFFTWQKDGRHITAAAINIIVQKFVANYDIRGKPKIEMSDFWVPFVNEKGEVSGRLYVDGSVVKS
- the tsaB gene encoding tRNA (adenosine(37)-N6)-threonylcarbamoyltransferase complex dimerization subunit type 1 TsaB; translation: MFLFINTAKENKIEVALFVVDKNKIKILRQISSKSLSDSLLILIDRLFKKEKITADKLKKIFVIKGPGPFTAVRIAIATANALAYGLKIPVIGVEFEKDKNIEYLIRHSLNQNKKEKKYVKDFDKKLIFFNIK
- a CDS encoding valine--tRNA ligase, translated to MENKELPKAYESKKIEKEIYEKWEESGFFNPDNLLLKKTAKSFSISMPPPNLTGVPHLGTALGITLQDIMMRFYRQKQEKTLWVPGSDHAAIATQSVVEKKLKKQGLNRYDLGRKKLLEKIDEHINEVRPIMRQQIKKIGSSCDWSREAYTMDENLSKAVNEVFIRMYEDGLIYRGERIVNWCPCCASTLSDDEVEHKEEKAKFYYIKYNLFDQKNNFVKSIIVATTRPETKIGDTGIAVHPDDKQYKDLVGKIFKVNLNKVDIKVKVFADYEVDKDFGSGAVGVTPAHSAVDWKWAKKYGLEIKKIIDEKAKMTKQAGIYEGMKVKAAKEKFIEDLKEEKLLIKEDNYDKNISICYRCGAPIEPLPSKQWFISVDKEFKIKNSDLKKKYGNNKTTLKKITKWAVKSGEIKIVPDNFNKIYYHWMDELYDWCISRQIWFGHQIPVWYNIKTQNNNEKCKNNKEIYVGIEAPKGKNWVQDEDTLDTWFSSGLWTFSTLGWPRTTKDLKNFHPTSVMETGKDILFFWVARMVMMSYYALGEKPFKIVYLHGMVRDKQGRKMSKSHQETCIDPIEVIDKYGADALRLSLVAGTKAGNDIRMYEEKILGYKKFVNKFYNIGRFIQFNQANLLENRNKDFKINTLADKWFVAITRELIIEITRDLEEFNFAFAVDRIYEFIWHEMADWFVEISKQEKNYHLLVYVYITILKLLHPFAPFATEYIWQSYKENNKKENLLLIQKWPEFNEFKKDEKAIKEFVEIKKVVVDIRVKRAEKNIANNEIIDFSLNKKITDEQKKYIEYFGKAKLG